One Candidatus Nitrososphaera evergladensis SR1 genomic window carries:
- a CDS encoding DNA-directed RNA polymerase subunit B, whose translation MIENSIEMWPIINDILRREGVARQHLNSYNEFMERGLQSIIDEVGEIEIETAEYPYKIKLGKVKLQQPRIMELDGSITHVAPMEARLRNLTYASPIMLECSVVEDGKILESRFIHIGDMPVMVKSNTCILHNLPEVKLVEYGEDPRDPGGYFVINGSERVIVGLEDLSYNKIIVDTEETTGTLLYKAKVYSSIVGYRAKLELIMRPDGSIVTKIPGSPVDIPLITLIRALGLEADKDIADSVSLNEQIQDELEPSFEKAGDVASSRDAIVYISKRIAPGMLEEFQIKRAETLLDWGLLPHIGKNPENRHEKALFLGEAASKLIELKLGWIEADDKDHYGNKVIKFAGQMLADLFRTAFRNLIRDMKYQLERSGQKRGINAVAAAVRPGIVSDKLNNAIATGNWGRGRVGVTQLLDRTNYMSTISHLRRIQSPLSRSQPNFEARDLHATHFGRICPAETPEGSNCGLVKNLALSAIISVNVLSAEVTEKLYELGVQNVDEANEKLRAAGTRVFVDGRLIGYVEKGDVLAETLRNMRRSGKVHPHVGIYLYSSQNENATKRLYISCNAGRVMRPLVVLKDGKPLVTMEIIEKVSKKFLSWMDLLYMGVIELVDANEEENSYVAMEPKKVEAGKHTHLEIFPSAILGVGASIIPYPEHNQSPRNTYESAMAKQSLGFSTPLMNASTYVRQHFMLYPQIPVVSTKAINLLGLEDRPTGQNCVVAVLPFEGYNIEDAVVFNKSSVDRGLGRTFFYRIYEAEAKQYPGGMKDTFELPQADANIRGYRGEKAYRLLEADGAIMHEAVVNGGDILIGRTSPPRFMEEYKEFEVKGPYRRDTSVGVRPSENGVVDTVIITQSVEGGKMYKIRVRDMRIPEIGDKFASRHGQKGVVGMLVNQEDVPYTEDGLVPDVMINPHAFPSRMTVGMFMESLGGKAASLRGKIADGSAFLGEKLDDIKGAMEQYGFKYTGKEVMYDGRTGRRFPADVYVGVVYYQKLHHMVADKIHSRARGQVQMLTKQPTEGRARGGGLRFGEMERDCLIAYGASMMLKDRLLEESDKAEVNVCERCGLLAYYDVKQRRYVCRVCGEKAKISSVVIAYAFKLLLQEMMSLNVAPRLIAKEKV comes from the coding sequence CAGCAGCCAAGGATAATGGAGCTTGACGGCTCTATCACGCACGTCGCTCCGATGGAGGCGCGCCTGCGCAACCTGACGTACGCTTCTCCGATAATGCTAGAGTGCTCCGTCGTCGAAGATGGCAAGATACTTGAATCGCGCTTTATCCACATCGGCGACATGCCTGTGATGGTTAAGTCCAACACGTGCATCCTGCACAACCTGCCAGAGGTCAAGCTGGTCGAATACGGCGAGGACCCACGCGACCCCGGCGGATACTTTGTCATCAACGGATCAGAGCGCGTCATCGTGGGACTTGAAGACCTGTCGTACAACAAAATAATCGTCGACACCGAGGAAACAACAGGCACGCTCTTGTACAAGGCCAAAGTCTACTCGTCCATAGTCGGCTATCGTGCGAAATTGGAGCTCATCATGCGCCCCGACGGCTCGATTGTGACCAAGATACCGGGCTCGCCTGTCGACATACCGCTCATCACGCTAATCCGCGCCCTCGGCCTGGAGGCAGACAAGGACATTGCCGACTCTGTCTCGCTCAACGAGCAGATACAGGACGAACTGGAGCCCTCGTTTGAAAAGGCCGGCGACGTGGCGTCAAGCCGCGACGCAATCGTCTACATCTCAAAGAGGATTGCGCCTGGTATGCTTGAAGAGTTCCAGATAAAGCGCGCCGAGACATTGCTTGACTGGGGACTTCTCCCGCACATTGGCAAGAACCCCGAGAACAGGCACGAAAAGGCGCTGTTCCTAGGCGAGGCCGCAAGCAAACTTATTGAACTGAAACTTGGCTGGATAGAGGCCGACGACAAGGACCACTATGGCAACAAAGTGATAAAGTTCGCAGGCCAGATGCTCGCAGACCTGTTCCGCACCGCATTCCGCAACCTTATCCGCGACATGAAATACCAGCTAGAGCGCTCCGGGCAAAAGCGCGGCATCAACGCCGTTGCAGCAGCAGTGAGGCCGGGCATCGTCTCTGACAAATTGAACAACGCCATCGCAACGGGCAACTGGGGCCGTGGCCGCGTCGGCGTGACGCAGCTGCTGGACAGGACAAACTACATGTCGACAATCAGCCACCTGCGCAGGATACAATCCCCGCTGTCAAGGAGCCAGCCCAACTTTGAGGCACGCGACCTGCACGCAACGCACTTTGGCAGGATATGCCCCGCAGAGACCCCTGAAGGCTCTAACTGTGGACTGGTCAAGAACCTCGCGCTTTCTGCAATCATTTCCGTAAACGTGCTTTCTGCCGAAGTCACGGAAAAGCTCTATGAACTTGGAGTCCAGAACGTGGACGAGGCAAACGAGAAACTCCGCGCTGCAGGCACGAGGGTTTTCGTCGACGGCCGGCTCATCGGCTACGTGGAAAAGGGCGACGTCCTTGCAGAGACGCTCAGGAACATGAGGAGATCCGGCAAGGTTCACCCGCACGTCGGCATCTACCTGTACAGCTCGCAAAACGAGAACGCGACAAAGAGATTGTACATCAGCTGCAACGCCGGCAGGGTCATGCGCCCGCTAGTCGTGCTAAAGGACGGCAAGCCCCTTGTCACGATGGAGATAATCGAAAAGGTGTCCAAAAAGTTCCTGTCGTGGATGGACCTGCTCTACATGGGAGTCATCGAGCTCGTAGACGCAAACGAGGAAGAAAACTCGTACGTGGCGATGGAGCCCAAGAAGGTAGAGGCAGGCAAGCACACGCACCTGGAGATATTCCCCTCCGCAATCCTTGGGGTCGGCGCATCAATCATCCCGTACCCAGAGCACAACCAGTCGCCAAGAAACACGTATGAAAGCGCGATGGCCAAGCAGTCGCTTGGGTTCTCTACTCCTCTGATGAACGCAAGCACCTACGTGCGCCAGCACTTTATGCTGTACCCGCAGATACCTGTTGTCTCTACAAAAGCGATAAACCTGCTTGGACTTGAAGACCGCCCGACGGGCCAGAACTGCGTCGTCGCTGTGCTTCCGTTTGAAGGCTATAACATCGAGGACGCAGTGGTGTTCAACAAGTCCTCTGTCGACCGCGGGCTTGGCAGGACGTTCTTTTACAGGATATACGAAGCAGAAGCAAAGCAGTATCCGGGCGGCATGAAGGACACGTTTGAGCTCCCGCAGGCCGACGCCAACATCCGGGGCTACCGTGGCGAAAAGGCGTACCGCCTGCTTGAAGCAGACGGTGCAATCATGCACGAGGCCGTGGTCAACGGAGGCGACATTCTGATCGGAAGGACTTCGCCTCCAAGGTTCATGGAGGAATACAAAGAGTTTGAGGTCAAGGGCCCGTACAGGCGCGACACTTCAGTGGGCGTCAGGCCGTCTGAAAACGGGGTGGTCGACACTGTCATCATCACCCAGTCGGTAGAGGGCGGCAAGATGTACAAGATCAGAGTCCGCGACATGCGCATTCCTGAAATCGGCGACAAGTTTGCCTCAAGGCACGGCCAAAAGGGTGTGGTAGGTATGCTGGTAAATCAGGAAGATGTCCCGTACACCGAGGACGGCCTTGTGCCTGACGTCATGATCAACCCGCACGCGTTCCCATCAAGGATGACCGTCGGCATGTTCATGGAGTCGCTTGGCGGAAAGGCGGCGTCGCTCCGGGGCAAGATCGCAGACGGCTCGGCGTTCCTTGGAGAGAAACTGGACGACATCAAGGGCGCAATGGAGCAGTACGGCTTCAAGTACACGGGCAAGGAAGTGATGTACGACGGCAGGACGGGCAGGCGCTTCCCTGCAGACGTCTATGTCGGAGTCGTCTACTATCAAAAACTGCACCACATGGTCGCAGACAAGATACACAGCCGCGCCCGCGGGCAGGTTCAGATGCTGACAAAGCAGCCGACAGAAGGTCGTGCGCGTGGCGGAGGTCTCAGGTTCGGAGAGATGGAGCGCGACTGCCTCATCGCGTACGGCGCGTCCATGATGCTCAAGGACCGCTTGCTTGAAGAGTCAGACAAGGCAGAGGTCAACGTCTGCGAAAGATGTGGACTGCTGGCGTATTATGACGTCAAGCAGCGCAGATACGTCTGCCGCGTGTGCGGAGAAAAGGCCAAGATCTCGTCAGTAGTGATCGCGTACGCGTTCAAGCTCTTGTTGCAGGAGATGATGAGCCTCAACGTCGCTCCCAGGCTGATAGCCAAGGAGAAGGTGTAA
- a CDS encoding DNA-directed RNA polymerase subunit A', producing the protein MMEESAKILGGIKFSVWSPTEVRKFSVAEVTAPETYDEDGMPVQGGLMDNRLGTLEPGQKCATCGNTSAKCPGHFGHIELAEPVLHIAFVDDVHKLLLTTCRSCNRIKLDPEELAHYKAIRESKAPYAVITLENIRDEIIEKAKKVKSCPHCGKEQYDLIFTKPTIFVERTEAGENRLLPITIRERLSHVPDEDLMLLGYDPTTARPEWFVLQVLPVPPVTVRPSIILETGIRSEDDLTHKLVDIIRVNQRLKESKEAGTPPLIVQDLVDLLQYHVTTYFDNEVSGIPQAHHRSGRPLKTLTQRLKGKEGRFRGSLSGKRVDFSSRTVISPDPNLTISNVGVPTDVAKKLTIPETVSQWNLEKLKALVTNGPNTYPGANYIIRPDGVKIRLDYVTDRKTIADSLAPGYIVERHLSDGDIVIFNRQPSLHRMSIMAHSVVVLPYRTFRLHPAVCPPYNADFDGDEMNLHVPQSEEARAEATLLMRVQDQLISPRYGGPIIGGIRDFITGAFMLTRDETVLTRDEFANLALVGGYRGPLPEPAVATKDGQKLYSGRQLFSLFLPKDFNFVITSKWNKAAKGEGRDVVIKNGQLISGVIDKASIGAEEPDSVLHRIAKDYGTDVARKFLDSILIMLKTYITHRGFTYGYSDLWLSPETRQEISDIIQKTYDKVHELIQQYRDGSLPLTRGLSAEEALELYVVNELSRARDRAGRTADRAFPDNNSGIIMASTGARGSTLNIGQMTAALGQQSIRGKRIQKGYRNRALPHYIPNETSPDARGFVKSNYRDGLSPLEFFFHAMGGREGLVDTAVRTQQSGYMQRRLINALEHLKIEYDQTVRDPHGNIVQYLYGEDGIDPAKSDHGEAVNISRLIEAEAIVDEGRKATEEAIKKIIEEHGASLNPRMRASLEKALLENKLSREGVEKVMRKVVDLVDRALAEPGEAIGVVTAQSIGEPGTQMTLRTFHFAGVKERNVTLGLPRLIELVDARKKPVTPTMDIYLDEAHRGSREKALEVAREILFTQVGDLIEKSETDYSGVLTFYFSEAKLAERGCTLEEANAVLEGTKKKYEVKMNEGKRSIKVTVPDEPDAQTLLTLKNKLLNTRVKGVPDIERVTIVKQDEEWVIQTAGSNLAKVVLVDGVDTSRIATNNVYEIWQTLGIEAARTALVKEITNTLEEQGLEVDVRHIMLVADLMTSKGYLQQIGRHGIAGTKTSVLARAAFEITVPTIARASLEGQVETLRGVTENVIVGATVPVGTGMVDLYMKVKEGKEE; encoded by the coding sequence ATGATGGAAGAATCAGCCAAGATTCTCGGTGGAATCAAGTTCAGCGTCTGGTCGCCTACCGAGGTGCGCAAGTTCTCAGTCGCAGAGGTCACGGCGCCAGAGACGTACGACGAAGACGGAATGCCGGTGCAGGGAGGCCTGATGGACAACAGGCTGGGGACTCTGGAGCCGGGGCAAAAGTGCGCCACGTGCGGCAACACCTCTGCCAAGTGCCCCGGGCACTTTGGGCACATCGAGCTTGCCGAGCCAGTGCTACACATCGCCTTTGTAGACGACGTGCACAAGCTGTTGCTGACGACGTGCAGGTCGTGCAACAGGATAAAGCTCGATCCCGAGGAACTGGCACACTACAAGGCAATCCGCGAGAGCAAGGCGCCCTATGCTGTTATAACGCTTGAAAACATTCGCGACGAGATAATCGAAAAGGCCAAGAAGGTCAAGTCGTGCCCGCACTGCGGCAAAGAACAATACGACCTGATATTCACAAAGCCGACGATATTCGTGGAAAGGACGGAGGCAGGCGAGAACAGGCTGCTTCCAATCACTATCCGCGAGCGCCTGAGCCACGTGCCAGACGAAGACTTGATGCTTCTCGGCTATGACCCGACGACTGCAAGGCCAGAGTGGTTCGTGCTGCAGGTGCTGCCAGTGCCACCCGTCACTGTCAGGCCTTCCATTATCCTTGAAACGGGCATCAGGTCAGAGGACGACCTGACGCACAAGCTGGTCGACATCATACGCGTCAACCAGCGCCTCAAGGAGAGCAAGGAGGCCGGGACTCCGCCGCTCATCGTGCAGGACCTTGTAGACCTCCTGCAGTACCACGTCACGACATACTTTGACAACGAAGTGTCCGGCATCCCGCAGGCCCACCACAGGTCGGGCAGGCCGCTAAAGACGCTGACGCAAAGGTTGAAGGGAAAGGAAGGCCGCTTCCGTGGCTCGCTTTCCGGCAAGCGCGTCGACTTTTCCAGCAGGACCGTCATTTCGCCGGACCCAAACCTTACGATATCAAACGTGGGCGTGCCGACCGACGTCGCCAAGAAACTGACAATCCCTGAAACAGTGTCGCAGTGGAACCTTGAAAAATTAAAGGCGCTTGTGACAAACGGCCCCAACACCTACCCCGGCGCCAACTATATCATCAGGCCGGACGGCGTCAAGATAAGGCTCGACTACGTCACCGACAGAAAGACAATAGCCGACTCGCTAGCACCCGGCTACATCGTCGAGCGCCACCTGTCAGACGGCGACATTGTCATTTTCAACCGCCAGCCGTCGCTCCACAGGATGTCAATAATGGCGCACTCTGTGGTGGTGCTCCCGTACCGCACGTTCAGGTTGCACCCCGCAGTGTGCCCGCCTTACAACGCCGACTTTGACGGAGACGAGATGAACCTCCACGTCCCGCAGAGCGAAGAAGCGCGAGCCGAAGCAACGCTTTTGATGCGCGTGCAGGACCAGCTCATATCGCCAAGGTACGGCGGTCCCATCATCGGGGGAATCCGCGACTTTATCACGGGCGCCTTTATGCTCACACGCGACGAAACGGTGCTCACCCGCGACGAGTTTGCAAACCTGGCGCTTGTCGGAGGCTACAGGGGCCCGCTCCCAGAGCCGGCAGTGGCAACAAAGGACGGGCAAAAGCTGTACAGTGGGCGCCAGCTATTCTCGCTGTTCCTGCCAAAGGACTTTAACTTTGTCATCACAAGCAAGTGGAACAAGGCCGCCAAGGGGGAGGGCAGGGACGTGGTGATAAAGAACGGACAGCTCATCTCCGGCGTAATCGACAAGGCGTCGATTGGCGCAGAAGAGCCGGACTCTGTCCTGCACAGGATAGCAAAAGACTATGGCACCGACGTCGCACGCAAGTTCCTCGACTCCATCCTGATAATGCTAAAGACGTACATCACGCACCGCGGGTTCACGTACGGCTACTCGGACCTCTGGCTGTCGCCGGAGACGAGGCAGGAGATCTCTGACATCATCCAAAAGACCTACGACAAGGTCCACGAGCTGATACAGCAGTACCGCGATGGCTCGCTCCCGCTCACAAGGGGTCTATCCGCAGAAGAGGCGCTGGAACTATACGTGGTCAACGAGCTGTCACGCGCCCGCGACCGCGCAGGCAGGACAGCAGACAGGGCATTTCCTGACAACAACTCTGGAATAATCATGGCTTCCACCGGCGCAAGAGGCTCGACTCTCAACATCGGCCAGATGACTGCAGCGCTTGGCCAGCAGTCAATCCGTGGCAAGCGCATCCAGAAGGGCTACCGCAACCGTGCCCTGCCGCACTATATTCCAAACGAGACAAGCCCTGATGCGAGGGGCTTTGTCAAGTCCAACTACCGCGACGGCCTGAGCCCGCTGGAGTTCTTTTTCCACGCGATGGGCGGGCGCGAGGGCCTTGTCGACACTGCGGTCAGGACCCAGCAGTCCGGCTACATGCAGAGAAGGCTCATCAACGCACTGGAGCACCTGAAGATAGAGTACGACCAGACCGTGAGGGACCCGCACGGCAACATAGTCCAGTACCTGTACGGCGAGGACGGAATCGACCCTGCAAAGAGCGACCACGGAGAAGCGGTCAACATTTCAAGGCTCATCGAAGCGGAGGCCATTGTCGACGAGGGCCGCAAGGCTACAGAAGAAGCGATAAAGAAGATAATCGAAGAGCACGGCGCCAGCCTCAACCCGAGGATGCGCGCCAGCTTGGAAAAGGCTCTGCTTGAGAACAAGCTCAGCAGGGAAGGCGTCGAGAAGGTCATGAGAAAGGTGGTCGACCTGGTCGACAGGGCGCTTGCAGAGCCGGGAGAAGCCATCGGCGTCGTTACCGCGCAGTCGATAGGCGAGCCGGGAACCCAGATGACCCTCAGGACGTTCCACTTTGCAGGAGTCAAGGAGCGCAACGTCACGCTCGGCCTGCCAAGGCTCATCGAGCTTGTCGACGCACGCAAAAAGCCAGTGACGCCTACGATGGACATCTACCTTGACGAGGCTCACCGCGGCTCGCGCGAAAAGGCGCTTGAAGTCGCACGCGAGATCCTCTTTACGCAGGTAGGCGACCTCATCGAGAAATCCGAGACAGACTACTCCGGCGTGCTCACGTTCTACTTCTCCGAAGCCAAGCTTGCCGAACGGGGCTGCACCCTCGAAGAGGCTAACGCAGTTCTTGAAGGCACCAAGAAAAAGTACGAAGTCAAGATGAACGAAGGCAAGCGCTCCATCAAGGTTACAGTCCCGGATGAGCCTGATGCGCAGACGCTCCTGACGCTCAAGAACAAGCTCTTAAACACAAGGGTAAAGGGCGTGCCGGACATCGAGCGCGTCACGATTGTAAAGCAGGATGAGGAATGGGTCATACAGACTGCCGGCTCCAACCTTGCCAAGGTCGTGCTCGTCGACGGCGTGGACACTTCAAGGATTGCCACCAACAACGTCTACGAGATATGGCAGACGCTTGGCATCGAGGCGGCAAGGACCGCGCTTGTCAAGGAGATCACAAACACGCTTGAGGAGCAGGGTCTTGAAGTCGACGTCCGCCACATCATGCTGGTCGCAGACCTGATGACCTCAAAGGGCTACCTGCAGCAGATCGGTCGCCATGGTATCGCCGGTACAAAGACGTCGGTGCTTGCAAGGGCGGCGTTTGAAATCACGGTCCCGACAATCGCAAGGGCTTCGCTTGAAGGGCAGGTGGAGACCCTGCGGGGCGTGACAGAAAACGTTATAGTAGGTGCCACAGTACCCGTCGGCACCGGAATGGTTGACCTCTACATGAAGGTCAAGGAAGGTAAAGAGGAATAA